In a single window of the Anas acuta chromosome 24, bAnaAcu1.1, whole genome shotgun sequence genome:
- the FGD2 gene encoding LOW QUALITY PROTEIN: FYVE, RhoGEF and PH domain-containing protein 2 (The sequence of the model RefSeq protein was modified relative to this genomic sequence to represent the inferred CDS: substituted 1 base at 1 genomic stop codon), translating into MAARHQAEQESEEEEEQQKRKASAAGQKEQQGQKGLSFKCLRSFRHKISGDNWRRQQDPGLEAGSKEPEEKKIALELLETEQAYVNRLHLLDQVFYTELMKEAKNGKTVPEEVVKMIFSNISSIYQFHAKFFLPELQKRMENWSSHPRIGDMIQKLAPFLKMYGEYVKNFNKAVELITVWTEKSLPFQELIADIQKRKVCANLTLQHHMLEPVQRIPRYELLLKDYIXKLPPESPDQNDAEKALELIFMVAKNSNTAIAEMERLQNLWEVYQRLGLEHDTVDPSNELIKEGPVQKISTRNNSTSEKYLILMGFNNMLLYCVPKVIQVGAEFQVCLRIDMDGMKVQELNDMQFPHTFLVSGKQRTLELQARSGEEMNAWIKAFQDAIDRKEKRSESFKMVVRGLETGNPTLKTEELGCRAPQWVRDNLVTMCMRCKEPFNAIMRRRHHCRACGYVVCARCSEHKVKLQYDGNRLNRVCQECYVFLMGHVVLEDQEWKHKGILEKGAAEISGRSLLCSSLQLLDKNSKGGMRGWFVIPWDDPLVLYIYAAPQDVRAHTSIPLLGYQVRDLPQGKAQHLFQLAQSQQVYTFLADTEELKQRWMRIMARCAAGIIHPEEGEDVDSCSEAE; encoded by the exons ATGGCTGCCAGGCACCAAGCAGAGCAAGagagtgaggaggaggaggaacagcagaagaggaaggcctcagcagcagggcagaaagaGCAGCAAGGTCAGAAGGGGCTTAGCTTCAAATGCCTTCGTTCTTTCCGACACAAGATCAGCGGGGACAACTGGAGGAGGCAACAGGATCCAGGCCTCGAAGCTGGCAGCAAG GagccagaggaaaagaaaatcgctctggagctgctggagacagAGCAGGCTTACGTCAACCGCCTCCACCTTCTTGACCAG GTGTTCTATACAGAGCTGATGAAAGAAGccaaaaatgggaaaacagtCCCAGAGGAGGTGGTAAAAATGATCTTCTCCAACATTTCTTCCATCTACCAGTTCCACGCCAAGTTCttcctgccagagctgcagaagcGCATGGAGAATTG gagctcccACCCAAGGATCGGGGACATGATCCAGAAGCTTGCACCATTCCTGAAAATGTACGGTGAATATGTGAAGAACTTCAACAAGGCTGTGGAGCTCATCACCGTTTGGACAGAGAAATCACTGCCCTTCCAGGAGCTCATTGCTGACATCCAG AAGAGGAAGGTCTGTGCTAACCTAACACTGCAGCACCATATGCTGGAACCAGTGCAGAGGATCCCACGCTATGAACTCCTCTTAAAAGACTATATCTAAAAACTGCCGCCTGAGTCCCCAGATCAGAATGATGCAGAGA AGGCTCTGGAGTTGATTTTCATGGTGGCCAAGAATTCAAATACAGCTATTGCTGAGATG gagCGGCTGCAGAACCTCTGGGAGGTCTACCAGAGACTGGGCCTTGAGCATGACACTGTGGATCCCTCCAATGAGCTGATCAAGGAGGGGCCAGTCCAAAAAATCTCAACCCGCAACAACAGCACATCGGAGAAGTACCTGATTCTGATGGGA TTCAACAACATGCTGCTGTACTGCGTGCCTAAGGTCATTCAGGTGGGCGCTGAGTTCCAGGTCTGCCTCCGCATTGACATGGATGGCATGAAG GTGCAGGAGCTGAATGATATGCAATTCCCTCACACCTTCCTAGTCTCGGGAAAGCAGCGGACACTGGAGCTGCAGGCCAG GTCTGGGGAGGAAATGAATGCCTGGATCAAG GCTTTCCAGGATGCCATTgacaggaaggagaagaggagtgAGAGCTTTAAGATGGTTGTGCGTGGGCTGGAGACAGGAAACCCCACACTCAAG ACAGAAGAGCTGGGCTGCCGAGCCCCACAGTGGGTGCGGGACAACTTGGTGACCATGTGCATGCGCTGCAAGGAGCCCTTCAATGCCATCATGCGCCGGAGACACCACTGTAGAGCTTGTGGATAC GTGGTGTGTGCTCGCTGCTCAGAACACAAGGTGAAGCTGCAGTATGATGGGAACCGCCTAAACCGTGTATGTCAGGAATGCTATGTCTTCCTGATGGGCCATGTAGTGCTGGAGGACCAGGAGTGGAAGCACAAAGGCATCCTGGAG aAGGGAGCTGCAGAGATATCAGGCAGGAGTCTTCTGTGCagttccctgcagctgctggacaAGAACAGCAAGGGAGGCATGAGGGGCTGGTTTGTTATCCCATGGGATGATCCCCTTGTGCTGTACATTTATGCAGCCCCCCAG GATGTCCGAGCCCACACCTCCATTCCACTGCTGGGCTACCAGGTAAGGGACCTGCCACAGGGCAAGGCCCAACACCTTTTCCAGCTGGCACAGTCCCAGCAGGTCTATACCTTCCTGGCCGACACAGAGGAGCTGAAACAGCGCTGGATGAGGATCATGGCACGCTGTGCTGCAGGGATCATACACCCAGAGGAGGGTGAAGATGTGGACTCATGCAGTGAGGCAGAGTGA